In Megalops cyprinoides isolate fMegCyp1 chromosome 12, fMegCyp1.pri, whole genome shotgun sequence, the sequence aaaaaaaaattaagagttAATCTTATTTGTTTTCCACATTGATCGGACCAAGAAAGTGAAGATGAATCCACCGTGTCAAGTTAGATATAATACAGACAGACCATGCTATTTCCTAGTGGAGCAGCTTTCATCAATTGTACATTATCCTGTTTCTTGGCCTCTGTGAGCCTGGCCTCTGCAGATATCCATTCAAAGCTATTCCCACAGCACTTTTAACCAGCCTGCTCACACACTGACTGATCTGAAGAACCTGATGCATTCACTGTCTATGACTCAAATGTATGTTCAATGACTACTGAAGTAAAGCTTGAGGTCAGCCCCGTGTGCAAATTATGGTAAAAAAACATGATTCTGTTTGGATGTATACAAAATTCTACTGAGGTCACTGAATCTTGGTGTGTTTTGGAATGATGCTCTTTATGTTTTTGCAAAGTTTGTCATTCCTCAatgacaaacttttttttggCCATTCTAATGATAACCTACCCACGAAGAGagaggattttattttatttttgtctttcaccCCTATTATCATCTTAAAGGGTATTTCTGGTCAACTAAAAATACAATCAAACGAGCGCTGGGTGTGGAAGATCCCCCGCTCTCTGTCCTAATAGTTTAAATCAGGACCACTAATCAACCCCCTCTTATCACTCCCAAACACACcccctgtgcacacacataaacatacacacttgCCCGCAGgtactcacacgcacacacatgcacacagacgcacgcacacacaaaccgTCACACACTTGTCCGCAGAGttgcacacacgcgcgcacggCGCCCGGTCTCGCGGCACCACACAGCGTGCCAGGGAACTGACGGGAAACGCCGTTTTCTGTTCGAGTACACGAGGGCCGCACGCCCCGCGGTGCTACCTGCACCCGCAGTTCTCCACCACCATGTCCTCGTACTGCTTGTACACCACGTTGTTGCCTGAGTCGATGTAGAGGATGCTGATGGGGCTGAGCTTGGAGGGCACGCAGCAGCTGGGCGGGGTGGACTCCGGGTCCATGGAGTTCATGAGTGTCTGGATGATGGCGTGGTTGGTGGGCTCCAGGTGCGAGCGCAGGGGGAAGTCGCACATGCCCTCGCAGTGGTACGCCTCGTAATCCAAGGGAGCTATAATCCAGTCGTCCCAGCCCAGCTCTTTGAAGTTAACGTGAAGCGCCTTCCGGCTGCAGCGGGTTTTCCTCCGcccgccccccctgcccccgcctcctcctcctccagtccctcctcctcctcctcccccgcctcctcccccacctcctcctgctccaccgGGGCGGCCGGAGAGAGCAGTCCTCCTGCGTCGCCGCCGCCTCGGGGGGTGACCTTCCTGGCCGGGGTCTGGGGGGTCCAGGaaccccatcccccccatgGCCTTCATCTTGTCCCGGATCTCCCTGAAGAGGTTCTCCTTCCTGCGGGTGCGGGAGAAGGCCACAAGGAGGGCCCTCTCCTGGGGCTGACGTGACCAGCGGCCCAGGCCCAGCGCGGAGGGCTGGGCCGCCTCCTTGGTCTGCTCAGAGACGACCACCAAGTGGAAGCACAGCGGGCTAGCTGTCCTGTGGCCCCGACGCTGGCTCTTCACACTGGCCCACACGTCAAACACCTCCCACTTGGCCACCTCCATATCCAGGATGTCCACGGTCCTGGAGTCCAAGAGACGCCTGCTGAAGCTGCCCTCGGAGCAGGTGTAGAGGAGAACGCGGTACAGGTTCCCACCCTGGGACAGCGCCAGTGGCAGGTTCGGAGGCTGCTTCCTCAGGACTCGAAGCTCCGCCCCCACCAGCTCGTCTGTCTTGGAGAGGCTGGAGAGGTCGAAGAGGTACCGCTGACCGGGCTCCCCGGAGGGGTCGTCTGTGAACAAAAAAGGGGTAAAATCGAGTTGAATGCACACTTATTGTGAACATAACAATCGCCAAAAAGTGACACACAGGATGAATCCCTAGGCTTTCGAAAGCCATTGTGAAAGAGCCCCTCTATTTTCCCAGATATATGACGTCTGAATACCTGTCAGTgaagccctgctgctgctcctgacCTGGGAGAGCTATATCCTGGCCCTGAGTGTGGCATATGGAGACCGTGTGGGAGCGAATGGTTTCCCCAAATGTGAGCAGCGCTGATGCGCTCGCCAAACAGGGCCGAGCGTGGAGCACTTGGCTGACCTGGCACCTGGCCTCTGCGCTTGGCTACATCTGCTAATTGCTCTGATTGGGTGACAAGAGAGCTTGGCGAGACAGTGGAAACTGTAGAAGCCTCTGCACTCCATTCTCCATTTCCATATTTCTTGTGAATAGGTTGTAAATTGAGGAGAAGTGGTGGGAGGGGCCGGGGGCTTCAGCGCACCGAGTGACAGAAATGTACAACCTGATGTGTTCAACAGATTATTTCATATTACACTTGATGCTTTTACAACACGTTATTATAGCTTTAAAAAAGCAGTTGTGTAAGACTCACCTGTACATTAGGTCATCCTGCACTCTACCCCATTTCAGAGTTTCTTTGTTACACTAGCTGTTAGCCCCATCATCTTGCCCCCAGGAAATGCCCACAAATCAGATTTCTACAGACACTATTTCTACTCCTCTCCATCTTCCTACATCCACTGTGTGGCCGCAGCCATGCTTGTGATGCTGCAGGGGAAGCCTGTTTCAAGGAACTCACAGTCACTGCCTTGccaagagtaaaaaaaaaagaacttgtgGCGACCACTTTTACTGCCACTTCAAAGTGCTCAGACTCACAGAGAG encodes:
- the gdf7 gene encoding growth/differentiation factor 6-A, which translates into the protein MDLMRAAAPFLWFSFCFGNFLEAAVLGSLQYPSGAGDNGLASHLDERNRRESNAISRNYPLRNGTVVPHEYMISLYRTLSEIERRGSNTSLSRSTRHANTVTSFVDQGKDDPSGEPGQRYLFDLSSLSKTDELVGAELRVLRKQPPNLPLALSQGGNLYRVLLYTCSEGSFSRRLLDSRTVDILDMEVAKWEVFDVWASVKSQRRGHRTASPLCFHLVVVSEQTKEAAQPSALGLGRWSRQPQERALLVAFSRTRRKENLFREIRDKMKAMGGMGFLDPPDPGQEGHPPRRRRRRRTALSGRPGGAGGGGGGGGGGGGGGTGGGGGGGRGGGRRKTRCSRKALHVNFKELGWDDWIIAPLDYEAYHCEGMCDFPLRSHLEPTNHAIIQTLMNSMDPESTPPSCCVPSKLSPISILYIDSGNNVVYKQYEDMVVENCGCR